Proteins encoded together in one Staphylococcus aureus window:
- the recF gene encoding DNA replication/repair protein RecF (All proteins in this family for which functions are known are DNA-binding proteins that assist the filamentation of RecA onto DNA for the initiation of recombination or recombinational repair.) yields MKLNTLQLENYRNYDEVTLKCHPDVNILIGENAQGKTNLLESIYTLALAKSHRTSNDKELIRFNADYAKIEGELSYRHGTMPLTMFITKKGKQVKVNHLEQSRLTQYIGHLNVVLFAPEDLNIVKGSPQIRRRFIDMELGQISAVYLNDLAQYQRILKQKNNYLKQLQLGQKKDLTMLEVLNQQFAEYAMKVTDKRAHFIQELESLAKPIHAGITNDKEALSLNYLPSLKFDYAQNEAARLEEIMSILSDNMQREKERGISLFGPHRDDISFDVNGMDAQTYGSQGQQRTTALSIKLAEIELMNIEVGEYPILLLDDVLSELDDSRQTHLLSTIQHKVQTFVTTTSVDGIDHEIMNNAKLYRINQGEIIK; encoded by the coding sequence ATGTCATCCTGACGTGAATATCCTCATTGGAGAAAATGCACAAGGAAAGACAAATTTACTTGAATCAATTTATACCTTAGCTTTAGCAAAAAGTCATAGAACGAGTAATGATAAGGAACTCATACGTTTTAATGCTGATTATGCTAAAATAGAAGGTGAGCTTAGTTATAGACACGGCACGATGCCATTAACAATGTTTATAACTAAAAAAGGTAAACAAGTCAAAGTGAATCACTTAGAGCAAAGTCGTCTAACTCAATATATTGGACACCTCAATGTGGTTCTATTTGCGCCAGAAGATTTGAATATTGTAAAAGGCTCTCCTCAAATAAGACGACGCTTTATAGATATGGAGTTGGGCCAAATTTCTGCTGTTTACTTAAATGATTTAGCTCAATACCAACGTATTTTAAAGCAAAAGAATAATTACTTAAAGCAGTTACAATTAGGCCAAAAAAAGGACTTAACAATGTTGGAAGTATTAAATCAGCAGTTTGCTGAATATGCAATGAAAGTAACTGATAAACGTGCACATTTTATTCAAGAGCTAGAGTCGTTAGCTAAACCGATTCATGCTGGTATCACAAATGATAAAGAAGCGTTGTCGCTGAATTATTTACCTAGTCTTAAATTTGATTATGCTCAAAATGAAGCGGCACGACTTGAAGAAATTATGTCTATTCTTAGCGATAATATGCAAAGAGAAAAAGAACGAGGCATTAGCTTATTCGGACCACATCGAGATGATATAAGTTTTGATGTGAATGGCATGGATGCTCAAACATATGGTTCTCAAGGACAGCAACGTACAACGGCTTTGTCCATTAAATTAGCTGAAATTGAGTTAATGAATATCGAAGTTGGGGAATATCCCATCTTATTATTAGACGATGTACTCAGTGAATTAGATGATTCGCGTCAAACGCATTTATTAAGTACGATTCAGCATAAAGTACAAACATTTGTCACTACGACATCTGTAGATGGTATTGATCATGAAATCATGAATAACGCTAAATTGTATCGTATTAATCAAGGTGAAATTATAAAGTAA